The DNA segment GATGCATAAAGAATTCTTAAATCTCAACTCTAGTACTGTCTAATGGCATGTATATAAAATTTTACTATCTAGTCTAGTGAAAAttgaataatttatacttttgcaACCACAATCCTTTATTAGGTCTTGACTGCTTTATGATTTTAAGATCCTgaatttagatgactaaattgCTTTGGAATAacaatttatctttgcttttgaaTTTTTCCTCGTCCTTTGATTTAGGTGGAGAAAGTGCTTTGTATACTAACTCTGCTTTGCTCTTGAATTGTTCCTCATACTTGCTTTGAAAATGAAATCCTTAGCAAATATAAAATTGAGaaaattgataaatttataaACTCCATTGGTGAAGTTCCTTACTTCAACGTTAGTTTTAATTTCATTTAACTCTTACAAGTGTTTTTGCTTGTTTTATAACTCTTTTGTGATGCACCGTCTTAACTGCAGCTACAACATTAACTGGTCTGCACTTTGTCGCAACCACACTCATGACTATTGTATTTAAGTGGCTGGGATACATTCAAACCTCTCATTTACCTTTATCTGAGcttataaaatatgtattttttgcAAACTTATCAATCGTCGGGATGAATGTTAGTCTGATGTGGAATTCCGTCGGATTTTATCAGGTTCGTTCTGATCACAGACTATGGTTTCCACTGTCTTAGGTatggaaaataatttcacaaagtgACAAACTTTTGTAATGTCATGACAGATTGCGAAGCTGAGTATGATTCCAGTATCATGTCTTCTTGAGGTTGTGTTTGATAAGATTCGTTATTCTAGGGCAACAAAGCTCAGCATAGTGGTGGTTCTTGTTGGAGTTGCTATATGCACAGTTACTGATGTGAGCGTGAATTCTAGAGGGCTCATAGCTGCGACCATAGCAGTTTGGAGCACTTCTTTGCAACAATATGTGAGTAAATAAATATGCAGATTGCTAAATGCTCTCTCATTTGTGCAttgttgataatgttttcttgcaTAGCGTATAGACTGAgtggtttttttaatttttttttttttaaattcggaTGCTGATTGTATTCACTGGCTTATGTAGTATGTGCATTCTCTTCAAAAGAAATACTCTCTCGGATCGTTCAACCTCATCGGGCATACTGCTCCAGCTCAGGCGATGTCGCTGTTGATGTTAGGGCCTTTTGTTGATTATTGGTTAACAAGCAAAAGGGTGGATGCATTTGATTACAACGTAACCGTAGTGGTAAGTACCTGATGGTGTTTTCAAACTGCCAACTTTTATGGTGGCTCCTTGTGTATGTTCTCTCCTATGTTATGATTTGTTTTCATAATAAAAATTGACTCCTATAATATTTGCTGTTTTCTGCAAACACTTCATCTATTAACTCCTTTAACATTTGTGTGCTGCAGTTCTTCATCTTTCTGTCATGCATCATTGCTGTAGGGACCAACCTTAGCCAGTTCATCTGCATCGGACGATTCACAGCAGTGTCATTTCAGGTCCTTGGGCACATGAAGACGATCCTCGTCTTAGTTTTGGGATTCTTCTTATTTGGAAGGGAGGGTCTCAATTTACAGGTAATCTTCGGAATGATCTTAGCAGTAATAGGTATGTTGTGGTACGGAAATGCATCGTCGAAACCAGGGGGGAAAGAGCGATGGAGTTACTCATTGCCCATTGACAAATCTCAGAAGCACGGACTGCTCTCAGAATCAGGAGAACACGATGGCAAAGTTTGATCTAATTTTCTTCCATCATCCCACATGTTGAATCCTAAGCTGAGAGCAGTCTTTGGCACATGCAGTAGAACCGAAAAGAAGTTGCTGGGGGTTTCCTTCTTCACCTTTGTATTGTTTTAGGATTCCCTCAGGTTATGCTGACTGAGGCACTACAATTTTTCATTCTTTTCTATGGAATTCTTTCTTCCTGACacgtttattatttatattagagGAGAAAAATTCTCCATCCcgttttattatatatcttatttttgTTGTAATATATGGACGTTCCATTCATAAAATGttgagggatatatatatatatatatatatatatatatatatatatatatagctgctCATCAAGATAAGCAGCTTCTCTTCACTGCTACATATGGACTGCAGCCAAACTGCTACATATGGACTGCAGCCAAATTGTTGTCTCGGGAAAACTGAACGGTTCAGAATCGGTTCCACATTGAACTGGAAATTTTTCTTAACCTCCAAAATTGAGCTGAACCAATCCACCTCCTTTCATATATAATGATAAATCGAACGAAATCTTGCATCTCATGGGATAAGCTAAAATTCTACAATTTCCAAGTTTAAAAGCATCATGCAGTCGTTCTGGCTTAGCAATAGCTGTATGATAGAATAGAACACAGTAAATGCCACAGTTTCAACATACCATCGTCCGTCTTGCTACGTAGATAATCACCCATCACGAATCAAGCACTGTTTGCTGTAACGGCTACTCCAAGCCATAACCATCAATTGGCTAATCAGAGCAAGCAAAAAGACTTGGCATTTTGGTTTACAAGGAAAAATAATATGACTATGAACATTACACTCCAAGAAAAGACATGCAGACGAAGACCAAAAACTGACCGGCTAATATCAACATCCAATATCGAAAGCACCATAACCCTAATTGCAAGTAATTTACCCTTGAACATTGCACTCCACGAGAGGAAACATGCAGAGAAGACTGATCCGCGACAGGTGCCAAACAATCATGAAATCTGTCACGTTAATACGAACATCCCATATTGGAAGCACAAAAACCCAAACTGCAGGTCAAAAGAGCCAGGTGATATTGTTGCAGCATAGCTAAAAGTACCTGACAACCATGCTCAACAAGAACACCTAAGTAGCAGGAACAGTAAACAAGAGAGCCAGGTGATATTGATGCAGCACCCCTGTAAAAGATGCAGTACATGTAAATCACGTTCTATCTATTATGCATTTGAAACGATGCATCAGTTCAAAGATTCTCCACATGCACCATAGTGTGTGCGCAGACAGCACAAGATCAACTAATACACCATTTAACATCAACCAAACCAAACCTTCTGTCCACCAATGGACGAGCAACAAGTATTCATCTTTCAGAAACATTACTCTTCCATAAGCATAGAGACACTTAAAAAAAAGGATAATCCAAGTTAGCAACAACATAATCAATACTCACTGAAACAGAAGTTTTCCAGTAAGAGAGACCTCACAATCCACATTTTCCTTCACCATTTCTCTGTCGTATTTGGACAAAAGAAATACGGCCATTAGACACAGATGATTACCTAAAGGTCCAAAATAATCCAGCTATCTTAACCATAAGATGGTCACTGCCTAACAGGACATTAATCTCAATTAAAGTCTCCTATAGTAGTCAAAGACAGTCAACTAGTGAAGATTAACTAAAAATATCAACTTTCGAGTTTTGCAAAGACATGTTTTAAACAAAAAATAACTAACATAAAAGGCATGCGTACACATACCTGCATTTTTGTGTTGGTTTAAATGAAGGGTTGATTATCTTCAACACTGATGACCTACCTCCCAGGGCAGAAGTATTGAGAGAATATGTATCTTTAACAGATGAGCATAACGCAACCAACCTTTCAACACTACGTCACCAGGTATCCATTTAGTTGAAAGCCAAATGTCAATCAGGGTTTCTCATTTGAAATTTGACTTGTATCAAATACTTCTCAGTTCTCTCATCGGGAGGGAATGCCCACAAAAGAATTTACACATCATATATTGGATTTGCTGCGAGAACAGTTTCACTAGGATGACCAACCAAATGCAATGAGCAAAATGACCAAGAATCAAACTAATAACAATGGTTTCTGAACTCCAGCAGATTGGGTCAGGTGATTTTTGCCCCTTGCAGAATTCATTCCGATGATTCATACAACATCACATGGTCGAAGAAGGAATGAAACACTGGCTTTAACCATATCAGGTGTGCTTGCCAAGCTCCATCTTCTTCTTGATTGCACGGTGACCATGGTAGACAAAGGCATCAATGATTCCGGCAACAGTAAAAACACCTGATCAATTCCAAACAAGTTCAATTTTAGATAATCTCCTTTCAATTTCTTGGTTAGAGAAGGATAATGTTCATGCATATAAGTGTCAATGTTTTAACTATATGTCGTGTAAGGTGATGTGCAGTGTGAGCAGCTATTTCACTGTCAGATTAGGGGATACCATATCCTAGTTTCATTTGGTTAAGTTCAAGAAAGAGTAGCAGCACATTGACAGATCAGAACACACCTCCTATTATAGCACAGGCGTTTGTGAAAAGGTGCAAGAGTGATGCATTTTCTTCTGTAAATATAACCtgcaaaataagaaaaagaactcATCTCAGCTCTTTAAAAcacataatccaatacattgtgGAACAAGTGTGCAACAATATAGTCCATTCTTACTTTTAGCTTACCTTAATTGGTGAGAAGTCATAAATGAAGTATACCCCAGGTGGGGGCTTTGGATACACATCTGCATCTCTGAAGTGCTCTGTCACTGAAAACTGCAAAAGAACACACTTCAGTGCAAATCCATCCTTAAAAGAACAGGAATACAAAACACAGTTCACGAACTTCTTACCTGGTTTGAGTGAATTTTATGTCCTCTAATATCAATATAGATTGTAGGAACAACCTGTGAAGCAGGAAAAAACAAAGTAATATTTACGTCCATACTAGTGATATCAAATCAGAATGATCATGTCACACATTTTCCAGAAAATTAAAATGAGAGTACAataaaaagcaaacatgctatatTAAATACATAAATGGTATTCAAGGAATTACATAGTAATCGAATTAGA comes from the Musa acuminata AAA Group cultivar baxijiao chromosome BXJ1-10, Cavendish_Baxijiao_AAA, whole genome shotgun sequence genome and includes:
- the LOC103999619 gene encoding UDP-rhamnose/UDP-galactose transporter 5, whose amino-acid sequence is MAPASKSDRKAPLDAAAWMFNILTSVGVIMVNKALMATHQFSFATTLTGLHFVATTLMTIVFKWLGYIQTSHLPLSELIKYVFFANLSIVGMNVSLMWNSVGFYQIAKLSMIPVSCLLEVVFDKIRYSRATKLSIVVVLVGVAICTVTDVSVNSRGLIAATIAVWSTSLQQYYVHSLQKKYSLGSFNLIGHTAPAQAMSLLMLGPFVDYWLTSKRVDAFDYNVTVVFFIFLSCIIAVGTNLSQFICIGRFTAVSFQVLGHMKTILVLVLGFFLFGREGLNLQVIFGMILAVIGMLWYGNASSKPGGKERWSYSLPIDKSQKHGLLSESGEHDGKV